One genomic window of Carassius gibelio isolate Cgi1373 ecotype wild population from Czech Republic chromosome A10, carGib1.2-hapl.c, whole genome shotgun sequence includes the following:
- the LOC128021090 gene encoding microtubule-associated protein 6 homolog yields MAWPCISRVCCMARFWNQLDKGDIAVPLVFTKYSDVSEMQHLHLQQPASKVAIETQPLHSEREVVTKGPAAQEENISGSVMRQDYRHWNVRPEPSCKPKNTYHSPEVSFNKKTQYQKDFRAWPIPKRGDHPWIPKPSPTISVGSDRIPDRAKHTLEMMEIGVEKGEIADKVHEKEILSSERKKRQVKKVTMVSEKKAGAKLDGQGVGDAPTTEGKGRAAVDALNRQIKQEVSSGSSYRTEFKAYTDVKPMKLIKAQSQYHPPNGKTDQETSYSATYRPYQATQQPDENKALERRRIRTLYHEPYRESRKVEKPSLPRSKPKKSTTATPGKLLKKSKEKQGTSLRGSKKKSSENQPESRAGQGDKEKSKEINNKLAEAKESVG; encoded by the exons ATGGCATGGCCCTGTATCTCCAGAGTCTGCTGTATGGCTCGGTTCTGGAACCAGCTGGACAAGGGCGACATTGCGGTGCCGTTGGTTTTCACTAAGTACTCGGACGTGTCCGAAATGCAGCATCTTCACCTGCAGCAGCCTGCGTCGAAGGTCGCCATAGAAACGCAGCCGCTTCACAGCGAGCGCGAGGTGGTGACCAAAGGACCTGCAGCCCaggaggaaaacatttcaggatctGTGATGCGCCAGGACTACAGACACTGGAATGTTCGGCCTGAGCCCAGCTGCAAGCCCAAGAACACGTATCATTCCCCTGAGGTCTCTTTTAACAAAAAGACCCAGTATCAGAAGGACTTCAGAGCCTGGCCTATCCCAAAGAGGGGAGATCATCCTTGGATCCCCAAACCCTCTCCGACCATCTCAGTGGGCAGTGACCGCATCCCTGACAGAGCCAAACACACCTTAGAGATGATGGAGATTGGGGTGGAAAAGGGCGAGATTGCTGACAAGGTGCATGAGAAGGAGATCCTGTCTAGTGAAAGGAAAAAGAGACAAGTCAAGAAAGTGACCATGGTTTCTGAAAAGAAAGCTGGTGCGAAGTTGGATGGGCAGGGCGTGGGGGATGCCCCTACTACAGAGGGTAAAGGGAGGGCAGCTGTGGATGCTCTCAACCGGCAGATCAAACAAGAAGTGTCTTCTGGCAGCTCCTACAG GACTGAGTTCAAAGCCTACACAGACGTAAAACCCATGAAGCTCATCAAGGCCCAGTCTCAGTATCATCCTCCCAATGGGAAGACTGATCAGGAGACCAGCTACAGCGCCACCTACAGGCCCTACCAGGCCACGCAGCAGCCAGATGAAAACAAGGCCCTGGAAAGGAGAAGGATACGCACACTGTACCATGAACCATACAGAGAGAGCCGTAAG GTGGAGAAACCCAGTCTTCCTCGCTCCAAACCCAAAAAGAGCACTACTGCCACACCTGGCAAACTGCTGAAGAAGTCCAAGGAGAAGCAGGGGACATCATTGCGTGGTTCGAAGAAGAAGAGCTCTGAAAACCAGCCGGAGAGCAGAGCAGGGCAGGGCGACAAGGAGAAAAGTAAAGAGATCAACAACAAACTGGCTGAGGCAAAAGA GTCAGTGGGCTGA
- the LOC128021091 gene encoding 2-acylglycerol O-acyltransferase 2-A — protein sequence MKIHFAPANVPLVRRIQTAVVLQWVFSFLALAPICIILFFFLLCYSRFWLISVLYAIWWYIDWDTPSRGGRKVPSLCQLRVWEYMRDYFPIKLVKTADLDPRKNYVLGFHPHGILVAGAFTNFCTEATGFSKLFPGLRSNLLMLPLWFRAPFFRDYIMCAGLVPSDKESASYLLRQKGGGNAVVIAVGGAPEALDAHPGDYTVHLANKKGFIKLAIEHGADLVPIYSFGENEVFDQVENPRGTWLRYIQERLQSIMGISLPLFHARGVFQYSFGLMPYRKPINTVVGRPIPVEKNMKPTPEELDVFHQRYMDELTRLFEEHKGNYGVPEDAHLLFQ from the exons ATGAAGATTCATTTTGCTCCAGCTAATGTGCCTCTGGTTAGGAGGATCCAGACTGCTGTCGTATTACAGTGGGTCTTCTCTTTCCTGGCGCTCG CCCCCATCTGTATTATACTGTTCTTCTTCCTACTCTGCTACTCTCGTTTCTGGCTCATCAGCGTGCTTTATGCCATCTGGTGGTACATCGATTGGGACACACCTTCACGAGGAGGTAGAAAAGTGCCCTCTCTGTGTCAATTACGTGTGTGGGAGTACATGAGAGATTATTTCCCTATAAAG CTGGTGAAGACAGCTGATCTGGACCCTAGGAAGAACTATGTGCTGGGTTTCCATCCTCATGGTATTCTTGTGGCTGGTGCATTTACGAATTTCTGCACGGAGGCAACAGGTTTTAGCAAACTCTTCCCTGGGCTGAGAAGCAATCTTCTCATGCTGCCTCTCTGGTTCAGAGCCCCCTTCTTCAGAGACTACATTATGTGTGCAG gctTGGTACCATCGGACAAGGAGAGTGCCAGCTATCTGCTCCGGCAGAAGGGAGGTGGGAACGCTGTGGTCATTGCAGTTGGTGGTGCCCCTGAGGCTTTGGATGCCCATCCTGGTGACTACACCGTACACCTGGCCAATAAAAAGGGCTTCATTAAGCTTGCAATAGAGCATGG TGCAGATTTGGTACCTATATATTCGTTTGGAGAGAATGAGGTGTTTGACCAGGTGGAGAACCCTCGTGGCACCTGGCTGCGATATATTCAAGAGCGTCTGCAAAGCATTATGGGCATTTCTCTGCCGCTCTTCCATGCACGAGGAGTTTTCCAGTACAGCTTCGGCTTAATGCCCTACAGAAAACCCATCAACACTGTTG TGGGTAGGCCGATTCCAGTAGAGAAAAACATGAAACCAACACCAGAAGAACTGGATGTGTTTCACCAGCGCTATATGGATGAACTCACACGCCTGTTTGAGGAGCACAAAGGAAATTATGGTGTTCCTGAAGATGCTCACCTGCTGTTCCAGTGA